A region of the Cytobacillus sp. IB215665 genome:
TTACGAGAATAAAAATAGAGCGGTCTGGAATATTCCTCGCTGTCCGCACCGATTTAAGTATTACTGATATTGCTTTTCGATATGGCTACAATGATGTAAGTACCTATAATAAAGCATTCAAAAAGCATCTAGGGATGTCTCCATTAGAATTTAGAAAAGCAAGAAACGACAAGAATTCATAAGTATTCTTCGCTAAACTAATGTCAAAGGAGTTGATTTTGTGGAAAAGCCAATGATTACGGTGGAGAATTATGAAGTGGAAGTCATATATATACGCTTCAAAGGTACTTACACAGAGTTTAGAAAAAACAGTCGTAAGATGTTCAATGAACTCTTCAAATTCGCAAAGAAATACGATTTAATCAAGGGAAATTTCACAAAAGTAATGACTATATACCATGACAATCCATTCGTAACTGACCCTAATAATTTGCGAACTAGTGTCGCAATGACTGTTCCCTCAAATACTACAATAGTAGAAGAAGGTAAAATTGGTACTATGAAGTTTGGCGGGAAATATGCTGTATTACATTATGAGCTAAGTTTAGGTGAGTATGAACAGGCTTGGAAGTATGCTTATTCAGACTGGTTACTGAAAAATGATAAATATACACCTAGAGATTCTGTTCCATTTGAATTATATGTTACCGAGCCACCTAAAGATTTTACAAAGAAGAGTAAGACAGACATTTATATACCAATAGAATAAGAGCATAAATTATCTTTCACTAACAGGTGGTAGAGTTTAATAAGTGTGCGAGCAAGTTTTAATACCTTTGGATGTTATGGTACATATCTAAAATATAGATATGTACCATTATTCATTTTAGGGCCATATTGTTGAGCAACACTTTACTGTTTGTGTAGACCGTTTCCTCGGAACTTATTCCCCGCTTTATATT
Encoded here:
- a CDS encoding helix-turn-helix transcriptional regulator, with protein sequence MDEYIRLMNKSEDYIEKNLSEKISLDDLAINANMSKYHFHRIFSKYSSETVKQFVTRIKIERSGIFLAVRTDLSITDIAFRYGYNDVSTYNKAFKKHLGMSPLEFRKARNDKNS
- a CDS encoding GyrI-like domain-containing protein; the protein is MEKPMITVENYEVEVIYIRFKGTYTEFRKNSRKMFNELFKFAKKYDLIKGNFTKVMTIYHDNPFVTDPNNLRTSVAMTVPSNTTIVEEGKIGTMKFGGKYAVLHYELSLGEYEQAWKYAYSDWLLKNDKYTPRDSVPFELYVTEPPKDFTKKSKTDIYIPIE